From Anopheles darlingi chromosome 2, idAnoDarlMG_H_01, whole genome shotgun sequence, the proteins below share one genomic window:
- the LOC125952350 gene encoding COP9 signalosome complex subunit 2: MSDIDDDFMCDDDDDDYGLEYSEDSNSEPDVDLENQYYNSKSLKEEAPQEALKSFQKVLDLENGEKGEWGFKALKQMIKLNFKLQNYQEMMSRYKQLLTYIKSAVTRNHSEKSINSILDYISTSKNMELLQNFYETTLEALKDAKNDRLWFKTNTKLGKLYFDRNDFGKLQRILKQLHQSCQTDDGEDDLKKGTQLLEIYALEIQMYTVQKNNKKLKALYEQSLHIKSAIPHPLIMGVIRECGGKMHLREGEFEKAHTDFFEAFKNYDESGSSRRTTCLKYLVLANMLMKSGINPFDSQEAKPYKNDPEILAMTNLVTAYQNNDIMEFESILRNNRNNIMADQFIREHIEDLLRNIRTQVLIKLIRPYTKITIPFISNELNIEPAEVESLLVSCILDNTIQGRIDQVNQVLELNKEARSGERDSAIEKWSNQIGSVQAAIINKMA; the protein is encoded by the exons ATGtccgacatcgacgacgatttcatgtgcgacgacgatgacgacgattacGGATTG GAATACTCGGAAGACAGCAACTCCGAACCGGATGTCGATCTGGAAAATCAGTACTACAACAGCAAATCACTGAAGGAGGAGGCGCCCCAGGAAGCGCTCAAGTCCTTCCAGAAGGTGCTGGAtctggaaaatggtgaaaaaggCGAGTGGGGCTTCAAGGCGCTGAAACAGATGATCAAGCTAAATTTCAAGCTACAGAACTACCAGGAGATGATGTCCCGCTACAAACAGCTCTTAACCTACATTAAGAGCGCCGTCACTCGGAACCATTCCGAGAAATCGATCAACTCAATACTGGATTACATCTCGACGTCGAAGAAT ATGGAACTGCTGCAAAACTTCTACGAGACAACGCTGGAGGCTCTGAAGGACGCCAAAAACGATCGCCTGTGGTTCAAAACCAACACAAAGCTGGGAAAGCTGTACTTTGATCGTAACGATTTCGGCAAGCTTCAACGGATTCTCAAGCAACTGCATCAATCCTGCCAGACCGACGATGGTGAGGACGATCTTAAGAAGGGCACCCAGCTGCTGGAGATCTACGCGCTCGAGATCCAAATGTACACGGTACAGAAGAATAACAAAAAGCTGAAAGCACTCTATGAACAGTCGCTGCACATTAAGTCGGCCATTCCGCACCCTCTAATCATGGGAGTCATTCGCGAGTGTGGAGGCAAGATGCATCTCCGAGAGGGAGAATTTGAGAAGGCACACACCGACTTCTTCGAAGCGTTCAAGAACTACGACGAGTCCGGTTCATCGCGGCGCACCACCTGCCTGAAGTATCTGGTTCTCGCCAACATGCTGATGAAGTCAGGGATCAACCCGTTCGACTCACAGGAAGCAAAACCGTACAAGAACGATCCAGAGATCCTCGCGATGACGAACCTGGTGACGGCATACCAAAACAATGATATCATGGAGTTCGAGTCGATTCTGCGCAACAATCGTAACAACATCATGGCAGATCAGTTCATCCGGGAGCACATCGAGGATCTGTTGCGTAACATCCGCACACAGGTGCTGATCAAGCTGATACGCCCGTACACCAAGATCACGATCCCGTTCATCTCGAACGAGCTCAACATCGAGCCGGCGGAAGTGGAAAGTTTGCTTGTGTCCTGCATATTGGATAA CACCATACAGGGCCGCATCGATCAGGTGAATCAAGTGTTGGAGCTCAATAAGGAGGCACGCAGCGGTGAGCGGGATAGCGCCATCGAGAAATGGTCCAACCAAATCGGTTCTGTGCAGGCAGCCATCATTAACAAGATGGCTTGA
- the LOC125952319 gene encoding very long-chain-fatty-acid--CoA ligase bubblegum gives MSGEEANGKPVGAPPMSPTGRILPADSYTSTDPSKPVKLRITKEGLASLDPLSVPDLMNRTVRDHPDHPAMVYQDSQKKWQTVTYREYRERVYHMAKVFVKLGLEPHHTVAVLAFNSPEWFVSELAAIHAGGIITGVYTTNSAESVQHVLESSRAQIVVVDDAKQMEKVHSIRANLPLLKAVIQTMPPYAPYVKRDDGYYRWSELVEMNVDDVEEEFNNRLANIAINQCCCLVYTSGTVGNPKGVMLSHDSLTWDSYSIGKRLYQIRYAEEVLVSFLPLSHVAAQMVDIFLTLQFACTVYFADKDAMKGTLLNTLQEAKPTRMLAVPRVYEKIQEKMLSVGAQSTALRKMVAGWAKSVTLQHHLNAMEGKPTNSWQYRLVRNYLLSKVKDALGFSRCLTLATAAAPMDRETKKYFMSLDLPINEAFGMSESSGAHSLTAPDSYNFDTIGKALAGCETKIDKPDERGHGEICMRGRHILMGYIGEEAKTQDAVDEDGWLHSGDVGYIDEAGFIYITGRIKELIITAGGENIPPVHVENLVKNELPFVSNAFLVGDKRKFLTMLITLKTQMNLDTGAPKDELTPDTITALKEFGAEYSKLSEIHAAGPCPKVLKAIQEGIDRANLKAISNAQKIQKFALLKEDFSVPGGELGPTLKVKRNIVAEKNKEIIEKFY, from the exons ATGTCCGGTGAGGAAGCAAATGGTAAACCGGTGGGGGCGCCCCCGATGAGCCCGACCGGTCGCATTCTGCCCGCCGACAGCTACACCAGCACCGATCCGTCCAAACCCGTGAAGCTGCGCATCACCAAGGAGGGTCTGGCCTCGCTCGATCCCCTGTCGGTACCGGATCTGATGAACCGAACCGTGCGTGACCATCCCGACCATCCCGCCATGGTGTACCAGGATTCGCAGAAAAAGTGGCAAACCGTCACGTATCGCGAGTACCGCGAACGGGTCTACCATATGGCCAAGGTGTTTGTCAAGCTGGGCCTTGAACCGCACCACACCGTCGCCGTACTGGCCTTCAACAGTCCCGAGTGGTTCGTGTCCGAACTGGCGGCCATCCATGCCGG tgGCATCATCACCGGTGTGTACACGACCAACTCGGCCGAATCGGTGCAACACGTGCTGGAAAGTTCCCGCGCCCAGATCGTGGTGGTCGACGATGCCAAGCAGATGGAAAAAGTGCACTCGATCCGCGCGAATCTGCCACTCCTGAAAGCGGTCATTCAAACGATGCCACCGTACGCACCGTACGTGAAGCGCGACGATGGTTACTATCGC TGGTCGGAACTGGTGGAAATGAACGTGGACGATGTGGAGGAAGAGTTCAACAATCGCTTAGCCAATATTGCCATCAATcagtgctgctgcctggtgtACACG TCCGGTACGGTCGGTAATCCGAAGGGAGTGATGCTGAGCCACGATAGCCTTACCTGGGACTCGTACTCGATCGGCAAGCGGTTGTACCAGATCCGGTACGCCGAAGAGGTTCTGGTATCATTTCTTCCACTCAGTCACGTTGCGGCACAGATGGTTGATATTTTCCTGACGCTACAATTCGCCTGTACCGTCTACTTTGCTGATAAG GACGCCATGAAAGGGACGCTGCTGAACACACTGCAGGAAGCGAAACCGACGCGTATGCTGGCTGTACCGCGAGTGTACGAGAAGATTCAGGAGAAGATGCTGTCCGTCGGTGCACAGAGCACTGCCTTGCGCAAGATGGTGGCCGGCTGGGCGAAGAGCGTTACCCTGCAGCATCACTTGAACGCGATGGAAGG CAAGCCGACCAACTCCTGGCAGTATCGCTTGGTGCGCAACTATCTACTGTCGAAGGTGAAGGATGCGCTTGGGTTTTCGCGTTGCCTGACGCTTGCGACGGCCGCCGCACCGATGGACCGTGAGACGAAGAAGTACTTCATGAGCCTCGATCTGCCGATCAACGAAGCGTTCGGTATGTCGGAATCATCTGGTGCCCATTCGCTGACCGCCCCGGATAGCTATAACTTTGACACGATCGGCAAGGCGCTCGCTGGGTGCGAGACGAAGATTGATAAACCGGACGAGCGGGGTCACGGTGAAATTTGTATGCGCGGACGCCACATCCTGATGGGCTACATCGGCGAGGAAGCGAAAACGCAGGATGCCGTCGATGAGGATGGTTGGTTGCACTCCGGTGATGTCGGATATATCGATGAGGCCGGGTTCATCTACATCACCGGACGTATCAAG GAACTGATTATCACTGCCGGTGGTGAGAACATACCGCCGGTTCACGTGGAGAATCTCGTCAAGAATGAGCTTCCGTTCGTGAGCAACGCATTTCTGGTCGGTGATAAGCGCAAGTTCCTGACCATGCTAATTACGCTCAAGACGCAGATGAACCTCGACACCGGCGCACCGAAGGACGAGCTAACACCGGATACGATCACTGCTCTCAAGGAGTTCGGCGCGGAGTACAGCAAGCTGAGCGAAATCCATGCCGCTGGTCCTTGTCCGAAG GTGCTCAAAGCTATCCAGGAGGGAATCGACCGGGCGAACCTGAAGGCCATCTCGAACGCACAAAAGATTCAAAAGTTCGCCCTGCTCAAGGAAGATTTCTCTGTTCCTGGGGGTGAGCTAG GTCCTACGTTGAAGGTGAAGCGCAATATTGTAGCGGAGAAGAATAAGGAAATTATCGAGAAGTTCTACTAA